One window of Xanthomonas sp. 10-10 genomic DNA carries:
- a CDS encoding saccharopine dehydrogenase NADP-binding domain-containing protein — protein MTYRVVVLGGYGHFGARIVRALAALPHLHVIAAGRHPGAIAATWPEAAPGRISACRLDSTADDFATRLAATAADVVVHTAGPFQGQDHAVARCCLQAGMHYIDLADGRAFVRDFPAALHALAQQAGRVAISGASTLPALSSAVVDALLPRFSTLHAIGMVIAPAQGTPLGLATVRAVLSYCGTPFTWWSEGRWQTVVGWAGPQRVQFAQLAPRLASPCDVPDHDLLPQRYPGVRSVQFRAALEVTFLQRCLAALAWLRQRGVPLPMSRLAQALARAGRWFDRFGTDLGGMRVELAGERDGQPLTVRWDLTAAMLHGPEIPCFAAILLVRKLAAGQAMPSGAYACMGLLTLAEFEQEFDAWQMTTEVTQTWQ, from the coding sequence ATGACGTACCGGGTGGTGGTGTTGGGCGGCTATGGGCACTTCGGTGCGCGCATCGTGCGGGCGCTGGCCGCGCTGCCGCACCTGCATGTCATTGCCGCCGGGCGTCATCCCGGCGCGATCGCGGCAACCTGGCCCGAGGCTGCGCCCGGTCGTATTTCCGCATGCCGGCTGGATAGCACTGCCGACGATTTCGCCACGCGCCTGGCAGCCACCGCAGCCGATGTGGTGGTGCACACCGCCGGGCCGTTCCAGGGCCAGGACCACGCAGTGGCGCGGTGCTGCCTGCAGGCAGGCATGCACTACATCGACCTGGCCGACGGCCGCGCGTTCGTGCGCGACTTCCCGGCCGCCTTGCATGCGCTGGCACAGCAGGCCGGCCGCGTGGCGATCAGCGGTGCCAGCACCTTGCCCGCGTTGTCCAGCGCGGTGGTGGATGCGCTGTTGCCGCGCTTCTCGACCCTGCATGCCATCGGCATGGTGATCGCGCCCGCGCAGGGCACGCCGCTGGGGCTGGCCACCGTACGCGCGGTGCTGTCGTACTGCGGCACGCCGTTTACCTGGTGGAGCGAGGGCCGCTGGCAGACCGTGGTGGGCTGGGCGGGGCCGCAGCGCGTGCAGTTCGCACAGCTGGCACCGCGCCTGGCATCGCCCTGCGATGTGCCCGACCACGACCTGCTGCCGCAGCGCTACCCCGGCGTGCGCAGCGTGCAGTTCCGCGCCGCGCTGGAGGTGACGTTCCTGCAGCGCTGCCTGGCCGCGCTGGCCTGGTTACGCCAGCGCGGCGTGCCGTTGCCGATGTCGCGCCTGGCGCAAGCGCTCGCACGTGCGGGGCGCTGGTTCGATCGCTTCGGCACCGACCTGGGCGGCATGCGCGTGGAGCTGGCCGGCGAGCGCGATGGACAGCCGCTCACCGTGCGTTGGGATCTCACCGCGGCGATGTTGCACGGACCGGAGATCCCCTGTTTTGCCGCGATCCTGCTGGTGCGCAAACTTGCGGCAGGGCAGGCGATGCCAAGCGGTGCGTACGCCTGCATGGGCCTGCTGACCTTGGCCGAGTTCGAGCAGGAATTCGACGCATGGCAGATGACCACCGAAGTGACGCAGACGTGGCAGTGA
- a CDS encoding DUF1868 domain-containing protein produces the protein MPSLLDTRISRRRLVAAAAGASLLGSALPASSATPPPDLGRKFLRSRRPMAFAGNTFLGHLQQQGDGYDSFDRVLDIYRELPGHGFANKFALLPPSSYHATLLGGVNEIDRASGPWPGDLARNVALSDIHAEFLARLRQRTAAPLGACSFVVNPAAARTGNNDNLLIPLRPADTQTAQRLEAARQALMTLTRLQRPDYVNFQFHVSLAYLCQTLDRAEQADYRAAVGNWLKRLAAAGPITIPRFHFCTFADMEAFRTVREV, from the coding sequence ATGCCGTCATTGTTGGATACACGCATCAGCCGACGTCGCCTGGTAGCGGCCGCCGCTGGCGCCTCGCTGCTGGGCTCGGCCTTGCCCGCATCAAGCGCCACACCGCCGCCGGATCTCGGGCGCAAGTTCTTGCGCTCGCGCCGGCCGATGGCATTTGCCGGCAATACGTTTCTGGGCCATCTCCAGCAACAGGGCGATGGCTACGACAGTTTCGACCGGGTGCTGGATATCTACCGCGAGCTACCCGGGCACGGCTTCGCGAACAAGTTCGCGCTGCTACCGCCCAGCAGTTATCACGCAACCCTGCTGGGCGGGGTCAACGAGATCGACCGCGCAAGCGGGCCGTGGCCAGGCGACCTGGCGCGCAATGTGGCCTTGAGCGACATCCATGCGGAGTTTCTTGCGCGGCTGAGGCAACGCACGGCGGCGCCGCTGGGTGCGTGCAGCTTTGTGGTGAATCCGGCTGCGGCCAGGACCGGCAACAACGACAACCTGCTCATCCCGCTGCGCCCTGCCGATACGCAGACCGCACAGCGCCTGGAAGCCGCGCGCCAGGCGCTGATGACGCTGACCCGCCTGCAGCGCCCGGACTACGTCAATTTCCAGTTTCATGTCTCGCTGGCCTACCTGTGCCAGACGCTCGATCGCGCAGAACAGGCGGACTATCGCGCCGCAGTGGGCAACTGGCTCAAGCGACTGGCGGCAGCGGGCCCGATCACCATCCCGCGGTTTCACTTTTGCACGTTTGCGGATATGGAGGCGTTTCGGACGGTGCGGGAGGTGTGA